In Fusarium verticillioides 7600 chromosome 4, whole genome shotgun sequence, the following proteins share a genomic window:
- a CDS encoding mitochondrial chaperone BCS1 — translation MDITKMSKMGWSPFLQAMNSTAQPLNSSSAFPGIMDTFLVSAGQASPLLQLFLFVYRFVGAQLGLDPSMLLTLLGCIWGLSKLFDQVYAALDNFLHTYFRCTIYVSENDQIYSTLMQFLSEQQDIASNRHLTAQTVFKSAWDEEEDQADVLATNTVEDGEDSPKYLNFASDAARCNPRYVPAMGTTGFWHDRTYFRVNRKRESLQSTNGWGGTKDVEELKISCFGRSIDPIKQLLADAKTAYFLDTRHKTTIYRPRIKESRRDAWSMWQQVARRPIRPMRTVILEHEEKHDVLRDINEYLHPGTPKWYASRGIPLRRGYLFHGPPGTGKTSFSFALAGVFGIDIYVISLQDPTVSEEDLAVLFTRLPRRCVVLLEDIDTAGLRRPNGEEDEEEENEDVTGEKSSDAKGKKPEKTEKKEKKKSKKSKDSSDSDTDSSEEDRKRRRKRRRNRRDRENTSNRGTNNILTVESISLSGLLNAIDGVASHEGRILIMTTNKPESLDEALIRPGRVDVQVGFKNATGAQASELFYRMYEMSRNKPVPMSKTKPAAPKAQNGSIHSLLDNKGKETTLSIEELKEISQEFGQLIPEGMFSPAEIQGFLLKRKKSPRKALEDASGWIEATVKQKELKSKVVTVQ, via the exons AtggacatcaccaagatgagCAAGATGGGCTGGTCTCCTTTTCTCCAAGCCATGAACAGCACCGCCCAACCACTAAACTCTTCCTCAGCATTCCCTGGAATAATGGACACTTTTCTTGTATCCGCAGGCCAAGCTTCGCCTCTGCTCCAGCTCTTCCTATTCGTCTACCGCTTCGTGGGCGCTCAGTTGGGCCTTGACCCATCTATGCTCCTCACCCTTCTCGGTTGTATCTGGGGCCTGTCTAAACTCTTCGATCAAGTGTATGCAGCGCTCGATAACTTCCTTCACACTTACTTTAGGTGTACCATATACGTTAGCGAGAATGATCAGATCTATTCTACACTCATGCAGTTCCTGTCGGAGCAGCAGGACATTGCGTCTAATCGCCATCTCACAGCCCAGACTGTCTTTAAGAGTGCCtgggatgaggaagaagaccaagcagATGTATTAGCCACTAATACTGTCGAAGACGGTGAAGATTCGCCTAAGTATCTCAACTTTGCCAGCGACGCAGCTAGATGT AATCCACGATACGTCCCAGCCATGGGCACCACAGGATTTTGGCATGACAGGACCTACTTTCGGGTCAACCGGAAGAGAGAGTCTCTGCAAAGTACCAACGGTTGGGGAGGgaccaaggatgttgaggagctcaagataTCTTGCTTCGGCAGGTCTATTG ACCCTATCAAGCAACTTCTTGCAGATGCCAAAACAGCCTATTTCCTCGATACTCGCCACAAGACCACCATCTACCGCCCCAGAATAAAAGAAAGTCGCCGTGATGCTTGGAGCATGTGGCAGCAAGTTGCCAGGCGACCTATCAGACCAATGAGAACTGTGATTCTCGAGCATGAAGAGAAGCACGATGTTTTGCGAGACATCAACGAGTATTTGCACCCCGGAACTCCTAAGTGGTATGCTTCTCGAGGTATTCCTCTCCGCCGTGGTTATCTCTTTCATGGGCCACCCGGTACTGGCAAGACAAGTTTTTCGTTTGCATTGGCTGGCGTTTTCGGTATCGACATCTATGTCATcagtcttcaagatcctaCCGTCAGCGAAGAGGATCTGGCTGTTTTGTTCACCAGACTTCCTCGCCGATGTGTTGTCCTTTTGGAGGACATCGACACTGCTGGTCTTCGTCGTCCCAACggtgaagaagacgaagaggaggagaatgaagacGTTACCGGAGAAAAGAGCAGCGATGCGAAAGGAAAAAAGCCAGAAAAGAcggagaagaaagaaaagaagaaatccaaAAAGTCCAAAGACTCTTCCGACAGCGATACCGACAGCTCTGAGGAGGACAGAAAGAGACGCAGAAAGCGAAGACGaaacagaagagacagagagaatACTAGCAACAGGGGTACTAATAACATCTTGACTGTGGAAAGTATTTCACTTTCTGGacttctcaacgccattgatggtgttgcttcGCACGAAGGTcgcatcctcatcatgacaaccaaCAAGCCCGAGTCCCTCGACGAGGCTCTCATTCGACCGGGCCGAGTCGATGTGCAAGTTGGTTTCAAGAACGCAACCGGCGCACAGGCATCGGAACTCTTCTACCGGATGTACGAGATGTCGCGTAACAAGCCAGTCCCCATGTCCAAGACCAAACCTGCTGCACCCAAGGCACAGAATGGCAGCATCCACAGTCTCTTGGATAACAAAGGAAAAGAGACGACTCTGTCGATCGAAGAACTCAAGGAGATCTCGCAGGAGTTTGGACAACTCATCCCTGAGGGCATGTTCTCGCCTGCAGAGATTCAAGGGTTCTTgctcaagcgcaagaagagTCCCCGAAAGGCACTTGAGGATGCCTCTGGCTGGATTGAGGCTACTGTTAAACAGAAAGAGCTCAAATCCAAGGTCGTTACCGTCCAGTAG